CTCCGGATTTGCTGACAAAACGAATACTATTCCCAATATGAATGCAATATACCTGAACATTTTACCTCATCTGTTTAGAGTCATAATATAACGCAGATCTTTCGATTCCATGATAGATGATCCCGATTTTTTTCTCTGCTGATCTTTATAGAAATTAGCTCTGTCGGTTCTGTTATCACTCATTTCATCCGGATTATGAAAAATTTACTGATCCTTCTTCTTTTTTCCCTGTTTGCTGCTGAAATTTACGCGCAGGGTTTTAATGCAAATAACGGCAGAAATCACCCGGAAATAGACTGGAAAGAGGCTGAAACAGAGCACTTCCGGATTATCTACCCGGCACATCTATCGGGAATTGAATCCGAAGTGGCGCCAATCGCGGAGGAGTCGTACCGCGTGCTTGCTGCAAATTTGAACGTGGAGTTTGAGGATAAAATCCGGATCTATCTTTCTGATGAGGATGAAATTAACAATGGTTTTGCCGTGCCAATCGGCAAAAGCTACACTAATATCTGGGTCAATACGAACGATTACAGTGAAATCTGGACCGGCCGTGAAAAGTGGCTCCGAAAGGTTGTGGCGCATGAACTGGGGCATATATTTCATTTCGAGGCAACGCGGTCGAACATGGGTATGTGGCAGTTTGTGGTTGGAGAGCCTTTTACCCGGGCGTGGACGGAAGGACTGGCGCAATATCAAACCGAACAGTGGGATTCACAACGGGGCGACAGGTGGCTGCGCAAAGCGATCTTCGACAGCCGGCCCAATTACAACGACGGCCTGTCGATCGAAAACGGCCGGCTGCTCTATGCTACCGGCAATTCTGAACTGCGCTACTTTGCCGAAACCCGGGGCGACTCAACTCTTGCTGAACTCTTCACCCACAGAAACTCTTTTCTTGGCATCTGGAACTACCACGACTTCACACGGGCGTTTCGTGAAATCACCGGAGATTCCTACTCCGATTTTCGTGAAGAATGGCGAAAACACATGAACATATACTACAATACCATGGCTTCGCAGATGGAGCGTGTTGATTCTCTGCAGGCCGATCCGTTCTCTCTTCCCGGCCAGTTTTATTATGATATGGCCGTCAGTCCGGACGATCAGAAAATTGCTGTACTATCCCTGGCATCCATGCAGCGGCCGGTTCGCAGACTATTTTCTGTTCAGAACGACTCCACCCGCAAAACTGAATTCCTGGCGGAAGGGAGTATTAACACCGATCTTTCATGGAGCCGGGATGGAGAAACGATCTACTATTCCAGAAAAGTCCGGGGAGGACATTCATCCATTGTGAATGATATTCATGCATTCCACATCGAAACCGGCCGCGAAGAGAGAATCACACACAGCCGCCGCGCCCGCTTCCCGGTTGACGGATTTGATGAACAAACCATCGCCTATATCGTCAATGAAGACGGTACAGGAAATCTCTTTCAGCTGAATCTGGAAACGGGTGAAGAAAGCCGGATCACCGCATACCGGGGCGATGTACAGCTTCTCTGGCTGATACGCGTGCCATCACAAAATAGCTGGCTGGTCCATCGGTTTGATGAAAATGGGGATAGAAACCTTGTGTTGATTCATCACGAAACCGGCAGCGAAACTGTAATTGATGACGCTCTGCATGACAACCGGAAACCGGTACTAAGCCCCGATGGCGAATCTGTTGCCTACACGTCACTTCGCGATGAAGTGCCGAATGTTTTTGTGTACAATTTCAGCGATCAGTCTGAGCGACGGGTAACGAATTTATTCACTGGCGGTGAGCTTTATGGCTGGATTTCCGAAAGCGATACCCTTGAATCCCCGAAACTTCTTATCAAAGCAAGCGAAACCAAGCGGAACGACAGCGCATTTTGGGTTGATGCGGACCGAATTCCACACGAGCCGGATATTCAAATCGAACAGAGTTATGCAAGCTGGCGCACACATACACCACCGGAAGAGATTCCGTCATTTATCGATCCCGACCCCACGCTGATTCAGTCTCGTTCAGATTACCGTTCGTTCAGAAATCTCTCACACGCAGCCTCCATAGCCCTGCCGTATTACGCCGGGGATGATTACGGAATTTTTGCTACCACCAACTGGGTTGAACCGCTCGGTAAACACACGGTTTCTGCGCTGGGTTGGGTGTCGGCCAAAGATCCCGCCCGGAACTCATTCGGATCGCTCACGTACCTGAACAATCAGCTTTATCCATTCCTTGGTTTTTCGATCTACAGGCTGCCTGAAAGCGCACGGTTTTACGGGGATCGATTTTTGATTGAAGAGATGACCGGCGGTGACATCCAGGCCCGCTGGCCACTCGACCGGCTTGAAGCTCCCTATCAGTCGGGCTCTCTTTTCGGGCGATTGCGGCATGTTCTTGTTCGTCCGTATGAGCGCGGAGAGTTCAGCGACACCTTTCAGGCCCCTGTTCCCGAAAAAGGCCGGCAGACTGACCTCCGTCTCGGCATTCAGGTGAAAAAGCAGCGACCCTGGCGGGATAACCTGATCCATCCGCTCGACGGCACCGGTTTCCGCGCATCGCTCACGGGCGCTGAACAAATCCTTGGGTCTGATGTGAAATTTCTCACTGCTGAGCTAAATGCCTACACAATTCGCCCGGCCATCGGCCTGCACCGGATCTATTTACACGGACGATTCCAGGCGCAGTGGGGCGATCCGCTTGCCCAGGATTTTATCGGGTTTAGCCGGTATGATAACATCAACCTGAACCTGCCGACGGAAGTGCCGTTTACACTTTTCAATGAAGCAGACCGGGTTCGCGGCTATCGCAGTTTTGTGGCCGGAAAACAGGTGGCGTTTGGAAGCGTGGAATACCGGATGCCGTTTCTGCCATCATTAAATACGCAGATTCTTGGGCTGATCCGTTTCGGATCCACATCGCTCTCCCTGTTTTCTGATGCGGGTACGGTTTGGAACGCCCGTTTTGCGGATGGAACCACCGGCACGGAAACCCGCTGGGGTGCCGGCGCTGAAATCAAAAACAGGGTAGTGCTGCTGGGTGTCGGGTTTACGCACTCTCTTGGAATTGCCCAGCCGGCGCAGGAACTCTTCACTGATGCCGATTACGATTTTTATTACAGGGTTCGGGCGGTTGTACCGTTTTAATATGAGTTAAATTTGAGTATCCGGCCTTTCTGAACCACCCCCGGCCCCCTCCCTATATCGCAAATACACTCCATAAGGAGGGGAGCTTTAAAAAACATTCATACCCTGCTTAAGGCATTTAAGCTTCTGAAAATTTTACACAATAATGTCTTAAGATTAATCACTCGTTTACGAACGAATATGCAGCGGATCACCCACGCGGATTGTTTCGCCGGTGCCGGATGTGAGGATAGAATTCATCCCGAAATACGCTCCTCTGCTTTCCGGGATGGTTTTCATTCGTGTGAGCGTACGGAGCGGCTCTTTTGGGTTTTTGATCGCTCCCGTAATCTGATCAACCGTGGTAACTTTACACCGTTTGCACGGCTTCCGCAGCCCTAAACTGTATCTCTCATCACCAGACGTGAGTGTGTGGATCTCATTTTCCTGGTAAGACGGGAGGCCATCGATCACAATATTCGGGCGAAACCTGTCCATGGTTACCGGTTCTGCCCCGGTTTCAATGAGGTTTTGGTTCAATTCATCCAGTGAACGTTCGTTTGTAACCAGGAACGGAAAACCATCCGCAAAAGCAGTGTGAGCCTCTTCGTCTTTCAGAAATTCCGGATCAACCGGCCGCTGGAATGAGTCACGGATTCGCACCAGGCGGTAGGTTTCGCTCTCATCTGTATCAAGCCGTTGGGTAAGCCAGTTCGCAACATCGTCCCCTTCATCAAATGCTTCACACCGGTCGCCCCATATCTCGACCTGAAGTTCAGGCTTATGATCTGTTGAAAAATCAACGGAAATCTGGCCGTCATTACTGTCGGTAAGAATCAGTTGTTTATTCTGCAGGTTTGCCGATAATAAAGCCATCGCGGGCTGAGAACGCTGAGAAACAAACGTACCAGTTTCGTCAACGATCATCCAGTTGCGGTCGAACTCCAATCCGCGTACGGTTAGTTTCGATTCCTGCAATTTCAAACCGCGTAACGATTTAACCGGATAACTATAAAGCTGAGAGATTTTTAAATTCATCGTTTAAAACTACTGCATTTAATGCTTCAATATTTGTTTAACGGGCTATTTTAAGCTAATTTCTATGTTAAATTTACAGATTTAAGATGATTACCAAACACCTGAACCCGCTTTACTGGAAAAAATCGTTCTTAATTGGTCTATTGGCCGGTTTTTTTATCCTGTGGTTTACTTTTTTTGATACTTATAGTTTATCTACCCGGTACCAGCTGGAAACTCAAAAAAAGAACCTGGTTGAACGAACACAAGAGCTTGAAAAAAAGAGTGATGAGCTGAAACAGAAGATATCAACTCTTGAGGATAATCCGGATCTGCTTGAAAAAATAGCAAGAGAGGAGTATGGCATGCGCAAGCCCGGTGAAACGGTTTATCGCATCAAACCAGCGGAATAGAGATTGGATGCCGTTGTTTACCTCTTTTTTCACTATTTTCGCGTCAATCCTACAATAAATAAACTTTAGCGATGGTTTCAATTGGCATCGATTTAGGTGGTACAAATATTAAACTTGCTCTTGTTGACAGAGACAAGGGCTTTATCACAAAAAAATCTGTACCTACCGAAGCAGACCGGGGCAAAGTTCACATTTTTGATAGAATCGCCTCGGAAGTAAAAGCTATAATTAAAGAAGAAAATGCAGAACCTGTAGGTCTTGGAATGGGCTTGCCGGGAATGGTAACTCTCGACCGAAGAACAGTTAAAAATCCGCCAAATCTCCCCGGCTGGAAAATTGAAAATGTGGCTGATGAAATAGAAAGCCGGCTTGGTTTGAATGCTGTCATTGATAATGACGCAAACCTGGCTGCACTGGGTTCTGCCCGTTTTGGAGTAGGAAAAGATATCAATGATTTTATCATGATAACGCTCGGAACAGGCGTTGGCGGGGGAATCATTTATGATAATAAAGTTTATCGGGGCACTACCGGTTCGGCCGGTGAGCTCGGCCATGTGATCATCAATTACCACGGTCCGCATTCCAACAGCAACACCCGCGGAGGCATTGAAGCGTACCTGGGGCAGCGGTTTTTAAGCCGTTATGCAGCTGATAGAATTCGGCAACATACCGACAATCCGCTCTACGAAAAATTTCATACAGACTTTGAGAAGCTCGAGCCCGTTGACCTTTCTCGGGCGGCTGATGATGGGAATGAGCTTGCCGTTGATATTCTGAAAAGTTCCGGTGAAAAACTTGGCTACGCGATCGTAAACTATATCCATATTCTGGATATTCGCAAGATTGTGGTAAGTGGCGGCGTTGCAAAAGCCGGCCACTGGATTTTAGATCCCGCTAAAGAAACCGCCGAAAAGTTTCTGATGCCCCCGTTTCTGGAAGATTTTGATATAATTTATGAATCACTCGGTAATGAAGCCGCACTGCTTGGCGCTGCAAGTCTTGCATTTGAAGCGCTAAGCTGATCTAAATTGAGTATATGCAGCACCCTCTACGCCCAATTTACAGTTTGCTATTCGCCTTCTTCTTTTTGGGTTACGGAGCTGCGCAAATTCACGGTCAAGCGGTAACGGATACACTTCAGGCGGCTGTAAATGATACTATTCCACCCGTCGTTTCCGATACCGTTTCGGTAGATGAACCCATTCCAACAGATGCAGATACTGTTCAAACCCGCCCCGATCTGGACGAACTTATGCAACAGCGTCAGCAGCAGCCGGGGCAGGTTGACCAGCGACCGCAAGGTCAGGGTCCCGGTTCACGCGGGGAGGCCACCGGTGATGTGGTTCATTTTCAGGCACGCGATTCGCTCGTTTTTAATTTCAGAGAACAGAGAAAAGGGTATCTCTACGGATCAGCAAATGTAACACACGAAAGCGGCGCTCTTGATGCGGGCAAAATCGATCTCGATCTGCGTTTGAACCAGGTGGAAGCGCAAACTCAAACTCCTGAAGATACCCTTTCATATCCCGTCCTCAGACAGGCCAACCGCGATCTGAAAAGCACGCGGATTCTTTTCAATTACGAGACAGAGAAGGGTAAATTTGAAGTTGCCGAAATTGAGGTGCCTGATGGTTATGTAATTGGAACACAGGTGAAAAATGTGTCCCAGACTGAAGTGTTTATTGAAGACGGAATCTATTCGAGCTGTCCGCCCGATCATATGTATTACTACATCAGGGCAGAGCGGATGAAGGTTGTGGATGAGGATGAAATCTTTTTTACCAATGCCCGTCTCTATATTCTTGATATCCCCTACCCGCTGGTTTTCCCATTTGGTTACGTTCCCGCCGGAATTGACAGGCGGCAGTCGGGATTGCTGGAACCTACATATCTCTTTCAGAATACCGGATCGCGCGGGCTTGGATTGCAAAACCTTGGCTGGTTCCAGATTTTTAATGAGTATCTCGTAGGTGAAGCGTCTGTTGATATTTTCACATCCGGTACTTTTTTCAGCAATAACCGCATTCAATATCGCAGAACAGGTCAATATAACGGGAGTATCACGTTGGGTTATTCTCGTGAACAGGGTTTGGAACCCACAGATTTGAATTTTGCTGAAACGGTCAGTAAAAGACTTGCAATTAATCACGACCAGCAGCTCTCTCCCTATGCCAATATTTCTGCGAATATTAACCTGAATACATCAAACTATTTTCAGCGCAACTCACTGGATATTGATGAAAGGGCACAAACAAGCAGTACGTCACGGGTCAGCTACCGGTATAATCATCCTGAAGGAAATTATAACTTTTCGCTGACGTCCAATTTAAATCAGCAGTTCAATACCAATGTAGCAAGGCTGACCGGCCCGGAAATGAATTTTTCAATGCGGCAATTTTCGCCATTTGAAACCGATCGTCCCGGCACAATGGATCAGCGATGGTATGAGCGGATTACGGTGAGCTACCGGAATAATTTCAGGTCGAACTTTAATTTTACGCCAATCGCCCGGGAGGAGGCCGAAGTGAATTGGTTTGAAGCACTGCTCGATCCCCAAAAGTACCGTGAGGCAACAGGCGATGATCGCCACATTCAGTATGGATTTGTTCAGCGGGCACAGGTGAGGGCCGGACAGCTGGTACCAAGCCAGTTCATCAATGTAAGTGCAAATTTGGATTTCAACGAGTATTGGTACCCAACAACAACAAGGCGTGAATTTAACCCTGAAGAGAACCGGGTTGAAGAATTTCGTGAGATGGGATTTGCAACCGCACGTGATTTTAATACCAGCCTGAATTTTTCCACCACATTTTATGGGATTTCACAGATGTCAATTGGCAATTTCGAAGGGCTAAGGCACACCGTTCGTCCCAGTGTAAGTTTGAGTTACCGCCCCGATTTTTCAGATGATTTCTGGGGATTCTATCAGGAAGTTCAAACAGATACTACAGGTACAACACGGCAGTTTTCACGTTTTGATCGTGAAGTTTTTGGAGGTCCGGCAAGTGGTGAGCAGAGAACGATTAATTTTGGGGTCACTAATATTCTTGAAACCAAACGTGTTCGGCGCGATTCCACAGGAGAAGTTCAAACCACAAATCTCCGGCTGATTGATAATCTTTCAATCAACTCGAATTACAACTTTGCGGCTGACAGTCTGAAATTCGGAAATGTGAATGTCTCGGTAAGTTCGAGGGTGCTGGAGGGAATCCGGTTACAAGCGAGCGCCAATTATTCACTGTATGCAAGAAATGAAAACGGCCAGCAAATCGATACATTTATATGGAATGCCGGGGATAAATATTTGCAGCCGCTCAGTTACAGCCTGAGCGCTTCCACCAGTTTTAGCGGAGGTGAACGCGGGCCGCGTATATCGACACCTCCCTACCGGCCGTATGATCCGTATAACCAGCAGTTTTTCAGTCCGATCGACCAGTATTTCAACGATCAGCCTGTTCAGCCCATTCAATCCACGTGGAGTCTCGGACTGGATTTCAGTTATCGCTGGAACTACAGGTTTGGTCAGGATGCCAATCAAACCGCTACGCTGAATGCTAATAATATTCAGTTTAATCTTACCCCAAAGTGGAGTGTATCTACACGTCTTGGGTATGATTTTATCGAAAAAGAGCTTACCCCGGCCCAGTTTCGGCTGAACCGGCAGATGGTCTGCTGGAATCTCTCGTTCCAGTTTAACCCATTTGGAGATAATCAGTACTACTCATTCAGGCTCTCTTTATCGAGCGGTCAGATTTCAAGTCTGTTCCAGAAACTGCCGGGCCTGAACAATCTCGAAAGAAGCTCAAGGGAGGCAGGACGCCCGCCTCCACGCTTCTGATTTGTCTGATAAAGAAATTTTCCTCATCCGCTGACTTCACGTCATCGGATGAGTGGATAGGGCAAGATGTTAATCTGCCAACCTGAGTTCGATTAATAATATTTTTGAATTAGCCATGAAGAAGTCTCCCCTAACAAGGGGAGATTTAGAGGGGGGTCCATTGGTTTTTACCAAGATCTGATGAACATCCCTATCAATCTCGCCCCGATAGTCGGGACTGGAAAAACACCAGCTTGCGTGGTATAAAAGTGGTATAAAAATGGTGCCCTTTATTAAAGGTGGGTTACATTCATGATTTAACAATCGAACTCAGACCAGAATGTAAAGGTCGGACAACTCACCGGATGAAGCGAATTCATCCGGTGCGGATCCACACATCCCACACCCCTTTCGCTTCAATGATGACACAACACTCGTGGCAATGGGTTTTAGAATATAGATATCCTTTTGGTATCCTACGGCTGCTAATCTCCGTTTGATGTCTCCCGTCTTTTTAGGTACTGTACGATATATTTTCCAAAAATGTCGAACTCAAGATTTACGGGGTCGCCCTCTTTTTTTGAAGAAAGAGTTGTGAAATCCCATGTGTAAGGGATGATGGCAACCGTAAAGCGGTTCTCCTCGTTTCGCGCCACGGTGAGGCTGATACCGTCAATCGCAATACTGCCGCGGCCCACGATGTAATCGATATACTCTTCAGGATACTTAATTGTAATTAAGATATCGGCGTCGTTTTGCTGGATTGAATGGACCTTACCTACCGTATCCACGTGGCCCTGGACAATATGTCCTTCAATCGCTTTTTCGAGTGTTAAGGATCGCTCAAGGTTAACCCTGCTCCCTTTTTTGATCGCGCTGAATGAAGTTTTGCGGAGTGTCTCTTCCACACACTGAACCGTAAACGTATCGTTATCAAATGAAACCACGGTCAGGCATACGCCATTTACCGCAATACTCTCATCAATATGTGTATCTGTGGAGAAACTACAGGCGATAGAAATTTGCACGCCGCCTTCAAGTGGCTTGACGTCGGTAACTTCACCCACTTCTGATACAATTCCAGTAAACATAATAGTTCCTGTATAATTTATAAATCTGCTGTTAATAACATATCGGGGCCAACACGGGACCAGTTGAACTCTCTGAATGGAACCAGATCTTCCATGCGGTTCATTCCAAGTCCCTGAATACTTTTTGTTCCGCCGCCCAGGATTTTTGGAGCGATGAACAACTGAAGCCGGTCAACGAGTCCCGCTTTCAAAAAGGCTGTGGAGAGATCTTTTCCACCCTCAACCAGGAGTGAAGTAATCCCCATATCACCAAGTTTCTGCATAGATTGTCTGAGATCCGTGTGACCCTCTTTTTCGTCTACAATTAAAACTTCACCCCGGAAATAATTTTGCTTAAACATTTTGAGCATCGGGTCGGCGCTGGATTCCGCTTTCTTCCGATTGTGCGTTAACACAATGGTTTTCTCCTCATATTGATCCGTAAAGAGGTTCAGGTTTTCCGGCAGTGCAAAGGGGCCGTCGATCACAACACGCCGCGGCTGTCGCCCTTCTGTGAGCCTGACTGTCAATGAGGGGTTGTCGGTCATGGCTGTATTTCGGCCAACCAGCACGGCATCCTGTTCGCTTCTCCACTGATGAACCAATGTCCGTGAATCTTTCGAAGAAATCCACTTGGAATCTCCATTGGGCGCAGCGATGTATCCATCTGCGGTCTGTGCCATTTTCAGTGTTATAAACGGCCTGCCAAACTCCACATAGTGAAGCCACGCTTCGTTTATCTCTTTCGCCTTATTCTCAAGCAGGCCTACATCAACAGCAATGCTGTTCTTTTTGAGAGTTGAGATTCCTTTGCCGTTTACCTCAGGAAACGGATCCTTCATAGCTACTACCACCCGTTCCAGGGGAAGATCTGCGAGCATTTCTGCGCACGGCGGAGTTTTGCCGTGGTGGGCACACGGTTCAAGCGTAACATAAACCGTAGAACCCTTTAGTGCGGATCTGGATTTTACGGATTTGACGGCTTCAACCTCGGCATGAGACTCCCCGTATCTCCTGTGGTATCCTTCACCAATAATATCTCCGCTCTTTGATATAATCACACAGCCTACCATGGGGTTGGGGGATGTGTAGCCTCTCCCTTTACCGGCAAGCGTGAGCGCCCGCTGCATCCAGATTGTATCTTTTTCTTTGTTCATTCAGAGAAGCTGAGGTTAAAATAAAAAAGGGCAAGAAGATGATTCTCGCCCTTTTTTGAAAATTTCATATCAGGTATACTGTGTTATCTGCTCATCACACGGTTTCTGTTGTCGCGGATGGTTGCTTCTTCTTTCAGCTTATCAATAAAAATCTGGCTGAAAGCAGCAAATTTCTGCTGCTCGAGCTGGTTTCGTATTTGAGTACGATTCGCATTTGTCATCTCATCGGGGTTTGCCATGGTAATGTCGTTTACACGAAGTACAAATACGGCATTTTCACCTTCGATCGGGGCAGATACCTGTCCCGGTTCCATACCGAATGCACGCCCGATAACACCCGGTTCGCGTCCTGCGCCCGGTATTGAATTAGCGCTCATGCGCAGATCTTCAGCAATCTGGATCTCTTTTCCGGCTGCTTCAGCAAGATCTTCCAGTTCCGATGCGGATCCGTGAAGATCTCTTACACGCTCAAGCATCGCAGATTTTCGTTTGTTGTTTCTTACAATGTTTTCAAGCTGTGAACGAACTTCCTCAAAAGGCCGTGTTCCTTCCGGAATTCGTTCCTGCAATTGAATAACAATAAACTGGTCATCCAATTCGATAGGATCGGAGATGGAGTTTACACGCATGCTCTCAAGCTCCATCAGTGTCTGCTGACTTTGCCCCAGTCCCGGAATAAAGTTGTTTCCTTTCGTCGCTGTTGCAGTTCTCACTTCGTACTCTCTGCGCTCAGCTTCTTCCATGAAGCCTTCGTCTTCAGCGTAGAATTCAAAATCGCGCGCACTTTCTGCCCGGCGATCGATAGTTGCAACCGGATCAGCTTCAACCGGGTATGAGAACGCAGCAAATTTAATTTCACCGTTACGTTCGTCGATTTTCTTCAAAATATGCGGAGCGTCATCAATCATAAGCACTTCCGAAACTTCCCCTACTTCAAGATCAAGAACGGGACGATATTCATCCCGGATACTTTCGGGATCAACAAATGCTCCTCTGAAAGGTGTTGCTGAGAAGTTTCTCTCGAAAAACAGGGAGTCGTTCTCTGCTTCGGCGAAACGCGGCCGCATCTCTTCAACATCGCGGATTGCGTTTGCAGTGTCTGCTGAGGTTGGTGTGATGTCCCAGCTCACATATCGAAAGCGGTAGGTTTCACTTCTGCGAAATTGATCGGGGTTATTCCGGAGATAACTGCGCATTTCGTCTTCTGAAACAGAAATCTCGTCGTCAGCCACATCGGCATAAGGAAATCGAATAAATTCAATATCCGCAAAGGAGTTATTTCTTATGTATTGGTTCCTGATATCGAGATTACTTACCCGCATGCCGGACCCGATGTAGTTGTTCATCTTCTGTTGCCGCCTGTCGTCACGCAACTGCTGTTCAATCATAATCCAGATCTCACTGTTTTCAGGTGCGTCAATTGCGGCCTGAAGTGCAACTCTGTCGATCGTGCCATCCTGCTGCTGAAATTGCTGCCGGATAAAAGGCGCGGGATTGTCACCGGTAACCATATTAAGCAGTTCTCTGTCGGTTACCGAAATTCCCATTTCATTCATTTTCTGTTGCATCAGCCGTGCAGCAACCAGGTCATCCCAAGCCTGTTCTTCGAGTGCGGCACGGGTTTCGGCTGTCATAATTCCATCCTGAGTCTGGTTGTACTCATCCGTGTAGAAACTTACCCGCTGGTTGTACTCCTCAAAAGAGATTCCATCACCATTTACAG
The window above is part of the Rhodohalobacter sp. SW132 genome. Proteins encoded here:
- a CDS encoding SurA N-terminal domain-containing protein — its product is MGVMEKMRNSTASILWILIFSFGILWVLADVDFFGGITAGPSNMGSVNGDGISFEEYNQRVSFYTDEYNQTQDGIMTAETRAALEEQAWDDLVAARLMQQKMNEMGISVTDRELLNMVTGDNPAPFIRQQFQQQDGTIDRVALQAAIDAPENSEIWIMIEQQLRDDRRQQKMNNYIGSGMRVSNLDIRNQYIRNNSFADIEFIRFPYADVADDEISVSEDEMRSYLRNNPDQFRRSETYRFRYVSWDITPTSADTANAIRDVEEMRPRFAEAENDSLFFERNFSATPFRGAFVDPESIRDEYRPVLDLEVGEVSEVLMIDDAPHILKKIDERNGEIKFAAFSYPVEADPVATIDRRAESARDFEFYAEDEGFMEEAERREYEVRTATATKGNNFIPGLGQSQQTLMELESMRVNSISDPIELDDQFIVIQLQERIPEGTRPFEEVRSQLENIVRNNKRKSAMLERVRDLHGSASELEDLAEAAGKEIQIAEDLRMSANSIPGAGREPGVIGRAFGMEPGQVSAPIEGENAVFVLRVNDITMANPDEMTNANRTQIRNQLEQQKFAAFSQIFIDKLKEEATIRDNRNRVMSR